A window of Ruminococcus champanellensis 18P13 = JCM 17042 contains these coding sequences:
- a CDS encoding adenylate kinase — MNLILLGAPGAGKGTQAEVISEALSIPQISTGNILREAVKNGTEFGLKAKAAMESGALVSDEVVIGILKDRIAQDDCKNGFILDGFPRTVPQAEALEAMGVNIDKVVEIYVPDETISKRLSGRRVCEGCGASYHTDFKPSRVAGKCDKCGGNTVIRKDDEPATVLERLKVYHEQTAPLKDFYAKRGKLETVIGQEEVSETSKLTLKAVGA, encoded by the coding sequence ATGAATCTGATTCTTTTGGGCGCTCCGGGCGCCGGCAAGGGTACACAGGCAGAGGTCATTTCCGAGGCATTGTCCATTCCGCAGATTTCTACTGGCAACATTCTGCGTGAGGCTGTCAAGAACGGCACTGAGTTCGGTCTGAAGGCCAAGGCTGCAATGGAAAGCGGCGCACTGGTCTCCGATGAGGTCGTAATCGGGATCCTGAAGGATCGCATCGCACAGGATGACTGCAAGAACGGTTTCATTCTTGATGGTTTCCCCAGAACAGTTCCCCAGGCAGAAGCTCTGGAGGCTATGGGTGTGAACATCGACAAGGTCGTTGAGATCTATGTTCCGGATGAGACCATTTCCAAGCGCCTGTCCGGCAGACGTGTCTGCGAGGGCTGCGGCGCATCCTATCACACAGATTTCAAGCCTTCCAGGGTGGCTGGCAAGTGCGACAAGTGCGGCGGCAACACCGTGATCCGCAAGGATGATGAGCCTGCAACCGTTCTGGAGCGCCTGAAGGTTTACCACGAGCAGACTGCTCCGCTGAAGGATTTCTACGCAAAGCGTGGCAAGCTTGAAACAGTAATCGGTCAGGAAGAGGTTTCCGAAACTTCTAAGCTGACGCTGAAGGCTGTGGGGGCGTAA